In Arachis hypogaea cultivar Tifrunner chromosome 7, arahy.Tifrunner.gnm2.J5K5, whole genome shotgun sequence, the genomic window tttggtaaaattataatttaaaaattaaaaaattattgaagggtattttagaaaaaaattatataattattaaacttttttaaaaaatacaatttaatcgataaaaaaataatttattaaagaatatttttgtaagcaaaatttaatgataaaaaataaaatttttattaatgggtattttttttaaaaataatttattttttttaaaaatggataaagttaacattagttaacacaaaaaatttaaaatagattaaagaggaatttttttaaaaatttaaagggagaaaaatgtatatttataaaaGAGAGGAGGTGAGTGTCATTTTAGTATCTTCCAGGGGAGGGGAGtgtaattttttcaatttttagttaggtttttatattttcttaattaaaattttacactgtttttaattttataattaagtcatttCTAGTATCAAAAGTATTAgaattaactaaatatttatcTGTAAATTAAAAGTATTCACAATTAAAAGTTTAACTAGatctttcaatatatatttttttaaaaaaatattttactaattttaatatttttaacataaaataatttaattataaaattaaaaacaatataaaaaatctaattaaaaaaatatataaaaatataacttgattAAAAAATAGTTGATATATAAAACtacaaagaataataaaataattaaacctttagaAATTTGaagttataatatatatatctttaaaaattctTAAGGAAGATAAAAATTTTAGGTAGAAATAAGATTgtacagaaaaaaataaaaaagaaaaattcgaCTGAATTCTCTTTAATTCTATTAATATAGCATTTAAAAGACCTTCATAAATTTCAGGGTGATACATCtaacatatttattttaaaatttcaatactCATTGTGTTCTTGGTTATTGATCACTTTAAAATTTTGATacgatttataattaaatatggtAAAGTTAccgataaaaaatagaataaaagagaaaaaaaatacatgtTAACAACAGAATCCATGATCCACACTTTGAGTTTAACACAATGGGTAGTCtatgttaagaataaaaaaaaaatacatacttACCTTTCACATAATTTTTCCtccaaatcaaaattttcaacacaatttttcataaataattttaataaaatattatatgtataaaaaaaagtaGTCACTATACATTTGTGAAACATTCCTAAATActcttaataatttattttataacaaagtaAAGTATATAGCATAAAttaattagagataatcaaatttttattttattttaagagtacttaaaaataacttatatttttatataaatatatttattatttaatttatttttaatatatattttatattctaaatgataataatagtagtataattttaaaatatacaaaatacgGTTGTAATTATTAAGTTAACAagttgatataaaaaaaaaaaaacagcaagaATAACCTCGCGTACCGCTAAGCCCAGCCAGACACTGTAACTAACTGTAACAGAATCTTTCATCTCCTTTCACTTCCTATTCTCCCTCCATTTCCTTTTCCACCAATGGCCAACCTGTGGCGCGCCGCGGTTGGCCTCGCAACCAATCCGGCAAAGGCGGACCACGACGCTGTCGAGTTCTGGTCGAACCCTGAGCGAACCGGCTGGCTAACAAAGCAGGGAGAGTACATCAAAACGTGGCGCCGTCGCTGGTTCGTCCTCAAGCAAGGGAAGCTTTTCTGGTTCAAGGACTCAACCGTCACGCGCGCGTCAAAGCCACGCGGCGTCATTCCTGTCGCGTCTTACCTTACCGTTAAGGGCGCGGAGGACGCGATCAACAAGCCTTGCGCGTTCGAGCTATCCTCGCGCTACGAGACGATGTACTTCATCGCCGAttcggagaaggagaaggaggattGGATCAACTCTATTGGTCGCTCCATTGTTCAGCATTCTAGATCCGTCACTGACAATGAGATCGTCGATTACGACAAGCGATGATTCCTCACGCGCCGGCATTCTGTTTCGGTAAATCGACAAATCAAACCTCTCTTTTGCCCTTTTCTATTTGTGTATATTAATCAATCGTGTTGAATTGTTATCTCACATTACTGTAATTGAAGAGAACGAACATATAATGATATAGTTTCTTATATAAACCAAGATTGATGGTAATAATTTTGTGAGCAAGTATTATTCCTTAATCCTTGTAAATGGTAGAGAAGAGAACACAGACAACACGCAATAATTCACAAAAAAGAAGGATAATCCAGCTCAAAGCAGCTAAATGTTTCTCATAAACATGACACCTATTTATGGAAGCAGTTTGTGTTTAATTGCATGCAGCTCCACTATGATATCTTTAATGTTCATCCGTCGAGTGGGAAACTCTTGAGAACATGCAACTCCAATCCTGGCAAAGGACACTAAACACTCCTTGGTACTTTGCTTTTGCATGATCTTTCTTTCTCCTTTACCAAACAGAGTTAGCAATCTTGAATCAACAATTTCAGTGATTCCTTCTGGAATTGCCTTTTTACAAAATTTGTGTAAGCTTAGATCTTCACCAAACATGTCATCTGTTGGTTTCTTTCCAGTTAATATTTCCAAAAGAAGAATTCCATAGCTATAGATGTCTCCTTGTGGTGATACTGGCCCACCTGCTCCATATTCTAAATGATTCCAACAAAATGATAAGGGAAGAAGAATAGACATAACGCAACAACATAATGATTATAGACAGGTTATTTTCAGTTTAATAAATATTTCAAGAAGTTGATTGCCATAATAAGGTAGATATCATAAGTAAATTAAGGCAATTATGCATGATAGCATCATGAATCTAacaaataataatacatgaattaaTTTGAAGAAATAGTTGACAAATATTAGCAAAAATGATCAAGAGCACTTTTACCTGGTGGAACATATCCGATGGTTCCCTTAATTATAGAGGAACTACCATGATTACTGGTAAAAGAGCTTCTGTCCCCTTGAACAAGTCTTGCTAGACCAAAGTCTCCTAAATGGGCAACAATATCATCATCAAGAAGCACATTGCTAGGCTTAATATCACAATGAATTATGGCTTCTCCTGAATCATTGTGAAGATAATCCAATGCAAAAGCTACATCAAGAGCAATATTTACCCTTTGCATAAGGTTCAGACTCAGATTTGTGGATTCGCTATCTTCAACAATGTTGTGCAACAAAGTTTCTAGACTCCCATTAAACATGAACTCAAACACTATGGCTTTGAAATCATTCCCTTTGTAATCAACACTTGAACAAGAAGTCAGTAGACTGAGAAGGTTTCTGTGTTTAATTTTTCCTAGAACTTTACATTCGGCAATGAAACTCTTTGATGCCCCACATGTTTGAAGATTCAACACTTTTACAGCAACAGGTCTCTCAAAATGGACAAGAGTTCCTCTATACACAGAGCTAGAGCTTCCCGTGCCAACTAAATTGGAGGAAGAAAATCCATTTGTTGCTTGATGTAGCTCTCCATAGGAAACCTTCAAGTATCTATGTTCTAGTGATGGTGAAAAAGATAACTTCTCGGACTTTTTTCTGAGGCAATAGATACTAATAAAAATCATGAAAGAGATCAAAATCCCGCCAATCACACTGATGAGAATAATTATCTTTTTATGAGAGCTCTTATGTTTGTTTGAGGAAAACTCAGGACAGGGAGGGAGATTCAGTTGAGGTATCCCACCGCACAAATCATTATTTCCAATGAGTGATATTACAGTGATGTTACCAAAGACTCCTTCCAATGGGACTTGACCATAGAGATGGTTATAAGACAAGTTCAAATTACTCAAAAAAGTCAAGTTTTCAAGTTCATGGGGAATTGTGCTTGAGAAGTTATTATTAGAAAGGTCTAACCTTTCAAGGGATCTTAAAGATCCTAGGAATGGGGGTAGATTCCCATGGAAGAAGTTTCTGTCTAATCGAAGTTCTGTTAGTGTAGAACATGCACCAAGTTCCACGGGAATGACACCAGAAAACTTGTTTGCATACATATATAATTTGGAAAGATGCATCAAATTACCAAACTCAGGGATTGAACCAGTAAAGGAGTTGGTGGATAAGTCAAGATTTACTAAATCTTTTTGATAGGCAAAGATTTGAGTAGGTATGTTTCCACTTAAATTGTTTACTGAAACGCTGAATGTGTGCATCTTTTTACAGTATCTGAAGGTAAATGGAATACTTCCTTTAAATGCATTAAAGTCCATGTGAACTACTGACAATATAGTAAGATTGCCTATGACAGTAGGAATATTACCTGAAAGATTGTTCATACTCAAGAATATTATCACTAGATTTTTAAGCTTTCCAATTGAATTTGGAATTGGTCCCTCAAGGGCATTCTCATCCATAAGAAGTGAAGCTAAGCCAAATAGATTTCCAATTGTTTCAGGTATCCTTCCAGATATTTGATTCAATCCCATGTCAAACAAAATAAGATTGGTTGATAAGTTGCCTATTAAACTTGTCAATGCACCGCCTAAATAATTTTCGGAAAAGTCCAGCTTTTGCAATTGAGTACAATTAGTCAATGAAGAAAGGAAATCCAAATCGTGAGCTCTTCCAGATCCAAATCTATTACGACCAACTTTAAATTCCCGGAGTTTATGTAAACTTCCTAAAGTAGGAGAAATTGGTCCATAAAAACCATTTTCTTCTATATCAAATTTTTGCAATTCGGAAAGATTCGATATTGAAAATGGTAAAATACCAGTGAATAGGTTCCCTCCACAGGCAAAATTTTGAAGATTGGGAAAAGCCAGAGGTATATTTGAGAGAAGATTACCCACTAACTGGTTGCCCGCTAACAAAAGAGTTTGAATATTTGAAAGGTTGTAAAGTGAAGGAGGAAGTAAGCCAGAAAAATTATTTAGACTCAGAGCCAAAAGTTTCAAATTCGACAACCTACCCAAAGTCGGAGTTATGCTTCATTCCAAATGATTTTGTGAAAGTGACAACTTCTGAAGCGATGAAAGATTTCCCAAAGAAGGCGGAATATTGCCAACAAAACCGTTGGCTGCAAGCCCCAATTGAGTGAGTTGCACCATAGAACCAAACCATGAAGGAACTTTGCCAGTTAAATTATTGTATAACAATATAATCACCTCAAGGCTTGAACAATTTATCATCTCCACAGGAATATGACCACCAAGATTGTTGTTCCTCAAGTCAAGAATCTTCAACCTCTTTAAACGACCGATTTCTCTTGGAATTTCACCATGCAAGTAGATGTTAGTAAGATTGATCTCTCTGAGAAACGTTAGATTTCCTAAGGATGACGCAAGAGTACCACCCCAATATTGATTTTGCAATTGTAGGGATGAGACTCTCATGTGGCGACGACTGCATGTAACGCCCTGCCATTCACAAAAATGGAGAGACTGATTCCATGATGGCAGAGCATGAGGATCGCTATTTGTAAGCTTGTCCTTCAAAGCAAGCAATGCTATTTCATCGGTCTCTGAACTCAAGGGTTTGGCCGGTGACCCCATGTAAACTAACATTTGTAAAgcaacaagtaagaaaagaaaccTGATCACGAAGATTGTTATTTTGCGCAACAAAAACATGGAGTAGAatagaagaagttatggcagtcGGCAAAATGAATCATACGTCTACGCAACAACTCTAAGTCTTTTATAAACTCTGTCTGGCTTGGGCTGGATTGTTttcattctaaaataaaaataaaaaaaaaaaatttttgttagaGCAAGTTCGTCATACTTTTCCGTGTCTTTGTTTCTgtgcttttaatttaaaaaaatatatatatactcttgaaactagttttttttttttctcaaaattaaAGTGTTGTGGAGCATCATTCTTATTATATCATTTCTATGTACTCTTTTGTACTTATGTACTCCTAGACTGCATTTGTTTATAAACAAGAACACTGAGACACAAGGAGATatgatagaataataaataagTGTTAGTTTTCATTAAGTGACACATGGCAGagcaatataaaattaataaaaaataaaaaatcaaagttATGTGAATAAAGAAAGTAGTGAAcaggaattttaataaaattcaaatttaatgctGTGTTAATTGAGTTAGTTAttagtgtcttttttttttattagttttgagcTTCTATAGTCATTGGCTGCCAATATATATAGCAGACTTGGATGGAGGAATCACAAAACATAGATTGATAAAGAAACATTTTCTTGATTATTTTGTTTTCATGAAAACGATTCTTCATGACAACAGCTTCTGTTTAATTGCATGTAACTCCTTTATGACATCTTTTCGTTGAGATGGAACCTCTTTAGAACATGCAATTCCAATCCTAGAAAAGGACACAAGACACTCTCCAATGGTGCCTTCCATATTTTGCTGACTTGTGacccttcttctctctttttcaccaATTGGAATGAGCAATCATGAATCAACAATCTCAATGATTCGTTCTAGAGTTGCCATGTTACAGAAATTGTGTAGGCTTAAACCTTCACCAAACATGGTATCAGTTGGCTTCTTTCCAGTGAGcatctccaaaaaaaaaaaattccatagCTATATATGTCTCCTTCTGCTGACACTGAGCCACCTGCTCCATACTCTGATTTAAACAAAAATTCAGGAAAGGAGAAGAGAAATAATGCAACAATATCatcattataaattaattattttcagtTCCGTAAAGTAAATATATTAAGGGGTTGATTGCCATAAAAACTTGATACTAAAATTACTTAGATATGattataaagaaagaaatatgagAAAAACATTTCAAAAGGATATTGTAAGAAATATCAAGAGAAACTGACACGGACATGGGGGAATAGATCCAATGGTTCCCTTAATTGCAGAAGAGCTTGCTTGATTACTGCTAGAACAGCTTGCGGCACCATGAACGAGCCTAGCTAATCCAAAGTCTCCCAAGTGAGCAACAACTTCATCATCAAGTACAACATTGCTTGGCTTTATATCACAATTAACTACAGCTTCTTAtgaaattcataaaattaaagtatattaataaattttatactaAACAATAAAAACTTTACTATCTAATATAACTTGAAGCAaaagcaagcttgaatgtgtTGTACGAAAAGTATTCACATTTTGTAAATTATGAATTTATGAAATtgtgaaaaataatatatttttttaaaggttTTTAAAAAAAGCTTCCTAAAAGAATCGTGATAGCTTTGTCTATTTTCATATAACTTCTTCGTTTTTCTTCCTAAATAAAAGAAtcgtgtttttctttttattcaaaGAACAAAATTATATTTTCACTTGCCATAAAATTtttgcaatattttttttttttacattttaatcCAAACAACACTTTAAAAGAATTATTTGGATTGTGTTTATGCAATTGATAATAGCTTTGTATGTGTTTATCTTTACCAAAAAGGTTTTCTTCAAAAAGTCTACTTGAAGTTTCTTTGTggaattgattataaatgtgtatgattttgtgtaatttcttaaattctttttcaaataaaagagTAATTATAATTCTTatcaaagaataaaataaatttttacttgttatcaattttttttccaattttttcaattatttggaTTATATTTGTGTAATTGTCTTTGATAAAGAAATATTTAATCAAATGTATAATTATTAATTGTGAATGAtctttttaattagatttaacATTTAAGTGTTATTAGTTTCTATTTCTTAAATAAATTGGTTACAACATAGAACATACACAATAATAAATAAGATTACGATGATATGATAATGGTATGGACTATGGGGCATTATGTGTCAAGGTTTTAATATAATACTATGTtggttttttcttttatatattataaattataaatagataataaatggatagaaataaatagatattaattGAAGATATATATAGACTTGAACTGATGCAAACGACACTAATACAGAGGACAGAGCGCATAAACTTAAAATGTTACATAACACATTAAAAGCACACTAATAGAGAACATAAAAGCACAGAAATTGAAATGCATAGTGCAGCGAGTTGTCATCATAATTGACAACGGCAGTTATTAGCATGATAGCTTTTGTTTGATTGCGTGCAATTCAGTTATGACATCTTTTATGCTCATTCGCTGATTAGGAAACTCTTGAGAACATGCAACTCCAATACTAGCAAAGGGCACAAGACATTCTTGAATGGTGTCTTCCATGTTTTGCTGTTGTGTAacccttcttctttcttgttgatcAATTGGAATGAGCAATGTTGAATCAACAATCTCAGTTATTCCATCTAGAGTTGCCATGTAACAGAAATTGTGTAGGCTTAGACCTTCACCAAACATGCTATCAGTTGGCTTCTTTCTAGTGATCATCTCCAAAAGAAGAATTCCATAGCTATACATGTCTCCTTCTGCTGACACTGGAGATCCTGCTCCATACTCTGTTTTattcaaacaaaaaattgaaaaaaaaaaaaacaaaaataaagcaaTAATATCATGACCATAAACTAATTATTTTCagttcaataaattaaatatataaaagggTTGTGCTATAAATACTTGATAGTTAATTAAATTGCTTAGGACGTAGGGAATTCTAAGCTATAACTAATTTGGGGTAATTATATAGACGAAAATACTAGGACAAAAGCAAAACATGAACTTAACATGACAAATTGTCTTGATGCTACAATATGCAAATGAAGAAAAATAACCAAAGTGTACATTTCTAAAAGATATTGTAAGATATATCAAAAGAAACTTACTGGTGGAATATATCCAATGGTTCCCTTAATTGCAGAGGAACTAGCTTGATCATCACTTCTAGAACGGCCTGCGGCACCATGAACGAGTTGTTGGGTTTTTGGGCTCCCTTCCTACGTGGAGAAAAAGCCCAAATGCTAGTATCCAAGCCCATGATTAGTTGAAGTGGCTGAGGTGAGTAAGGGTTGAGAGAGAGAGGTCATTTGCAAGGAGAACACCAAACActagagagaagaaaggagagaaagTCATTTTCGCACATACACAAAGCTGTCTCTGTAAATTGGTCACTGCAGATTCGTTAACCGTTTGATCGAACTTAAATTTGGACAGTGTGTTCTACACATCTGGTTCTTTGATTTCACCGTTTGGATCTTCAATTTGACATCTGTAGCTGGAGATATTGGCCACGCACAGTAGCTCTatttttgtggtattttcatcttcttgttcttgttttgaaAGCTTTGAAGCTTGGGTTGTTTGGCTTGTTGTATGCACGTTTTGTGCAGTAATTTGTGACTCTCTTGTACCCTATTTTTCATCATAGTGAAGCTATATCCTAGTCTTGGTGACTCGTGGTTTTTACTTCTCTCATTGAGGAGGTTTTTCACgttaaaaatcttggtgtgttagcttgcttataattttttgtttatgtgatttttccgctgctattgggtattattgtactggtgttaatacttgttgtgagtggatattgttGTTTCTCTGATTCTTGCAAGTAGGACGATGACGAAGGAAGTATACTATAGTAGTTGCTTGAAACTCTGTTATATAGATTTCTAATTTGCTTTATTGTAGGATTAATAAAATTCGATCTAAAAATATTTACTGTACACACTACAATAATACTTAAGTAATGAAACGGatattagtaaatataaaaaCAATTTTGGAAATTTGTGTGCATGTGAATGGAAAGGGAGTGCACAGAGCGGATATGTTATCGAAAGACCAAGACTAGCAAGTTGACTTGGGAGGACTCCACGATCTTTCTTCTGTGTACTTTAATTTAATGCATTTGCAAATTAAAAATCGCCACCTTGTGTTTGTTCTTCATTCGCATCGGCAACAAGCTTAGATGAACAGCAACAAcatcaaaaattaaatctatagATGCATGAAATTGAAGTTGTTAGGGAGAAACGAAGGTGAAGAAATATTTAGTTGAAGTAAACAACTAAtaaatcttctttttcaataCTCTTATTTTCGCTTCAACCAAATGACAAATTCAGCTTATAAATCACACAAATTAATCTAAAAATGTTGAGtctaaaaacaacaaaattttatGTATGCATTCAATATCGTTAACATTTTACTGTTACTCTTCActttttttagatcattaaattACCCTAGTCTTTACTCTTTAAGATACTTCTcaacaaaattcaaatatttttaagaattagttAACAAATGTCCTAAAAaaccatttttaaattttaaaataattactatattatttagtaaaatttaaaatattaaatttttagatatataataaacaataatttaataaactcatttaaataaaaaattttactataaaaaaatttacaatttaaaaatgtaaaactttaaaatataaatgacaaaataattttataataatttaattatttttattattttatgtaaagagaattttttttattaagatctaaaaataatattaaaattagtactataaaaaattattttaaatttaatattatgaaaaaataaaaaaattatataaggactaatttgattaatttttaagattttaaatatgaaaatgacttacgtttggactttcagggactatttttattataaatatcttttttaCATATCAAGTGACACGTGGCGTGCTAGTTAGGTATCGCTGACCTGatacgtcaaccaatcatctggTGACACGtgacacttaacgtgacacgtcattaTCTAACTAACGAAAGGACTAATTTAGCTTacgttttatttttcaatgactaacatgactaaaaaaattatttgaggactaatttaaaaaatcagtGATCTTTCGTAGACGAATTTGGCTATTAACCTAAAGAGAGAAAGAGGGTATTGTCACATCTTTTGTGACTTACACCTACCTTttgtaagttttttttattttaaaattattaaaatatcctTATATTCGGTaagtcgggtaccggacggttcgggttggtATCTTGGTTGATGAGGGGGAGGTCTCGCCTGGTCGTAAGTTACAGGGTTAGGGCAGCCGACGTCCCGAGCACTTCGTGTGaggagggggtgtcacctgcaaagacactccgacgctctagtcagtgaagtgtgcaggcgaaaaagggttgaatggtatgtgacgtaccttggggaggggtaggaccctccccttatataccgtgtcagaggtgaGTCCCACAAGGGCAAaacccaccttcctcgaagcttccttaGACAGCTAtagcaatgagctgcccaggacgcgtgtccgggtcagCATCTGAGCGTCTCAcccgaccgttcgggtcgggtggtAAGCGGGTCGGTCGGTCCATATTCCATTTGGGctaggccgtaacagtgcccccaacgcgccagcAATAGTCGTGAAAGCTGTTGGCGGCGTGTTGTCTTTTCTCTTGCGCGTTGTCGCCAGGTCGGCCGTCCGTGGGAGGGACGTGTCTCTTGCACGCGTGCCTGTTCGTTGTTGGGATGACCAATCATCGTCTCGTTCCTCACGccgagcattaaatgctcataatgggttagAAAATCCTGCGCACAAAGACCATTTTGTCCCTGGTCCTTTCGCGCCTTAAGTAGCAGTTTTAAACGGTTTGCGTTTGCTTTCCTCCCCTATTCTCGCTTTTCCTACCTTCATCTTCTTTTCTCTCAAACATCCCAGGACATTATTTTTGCATCCTTGTGCGTTTCTTTCCCTTCCCAGTTTTCGCAACTAGTCCAGGTAAACATTAATCCTTTCTTTTTCTGCTTCAAGGTTCTCTTATCTTCCTTATTGGTTTTTCTGTGTGCTTGCTGCTATGTGTTTGCTGCTTGTGCTTGCTTGTTGTTGTTGCTTGTTTAGTTTGTATGTTAAATGTCCTTAGCGTTAAGTAGGTGCATTAAGAGGGTTACCATTCTAGGgtgttcgttttcttttcttggatTGTGCTTTAGCCATGCTTGATTGTAGTTATTGGATAGGCTTAGTGTAGTTTCTTTTCCGAGCTCCTGACTTGGTAGACTAACCGAGTGgtacccccactgtaggtatgcctcgcgtaGTCTCACGAACTTCTACCTCCGCCGCGAGCTACGATCCCTATGCTTGGGTTGTTTCCGACGTGAAGGACTCCCCAAACCAGATGGGCGAGGAGGAGCTAACTGAGTTCCGCCAGGCCGAGTACTTGTGCGGGGGGATAGACGAGGAGGCCAACTACAATATTTTTGTCCCTGCCCCCAGTGAGCGGCTGTACGAAATTAATTTTCGCTCCCCCCGGGTTTCCGACTGGATCTGGTTTTATAAGGCCATGTTCACCCAAGTGGGGGTTCGCATTTCCTTTTCTGCTTTCCAAATGGCGCTTCTTGGTCGGATTTCCGTGGCGCCGTCGCAGCTGCATCCGAACATTTGGGCTTCCATCCGCTGCTTCGAGATGGTGTGTGAATATCTGGAGCTGCCGGTGTCCGTAGATGTCTTCCTTTACTTTTTCAACCTCACGAATCCTTCCAAGGAAGGGAAGGCGAGAaaagggttcatgtccttccgatCTGCCTAGGGTCGGAGGATCTTCGGCTTGTTCGAGGACTCTTATCATGGGTtcaaagataaatattttaagGTGCGTCCAGTTAAAGGTCGCCATCCCTTCTGGTTGTCGTCAGAAGGGGAACGCCTCATCCCGACATATTGGAGTGCTGTTGGCAGAAAGGTTGCCGACGTGCTGTTGGCCGTTTTTGGGAGGAATCACGTGAATTCCCACCTCCTCATGGGTGACCGGGAGGTCGCTAGGAATTATATTTGTGGGTAGCTTTAACTTGTTTCTTGCATTACTGTTGCCTTGATTCGTTAAGCCGACTTCACGactaactt contains:
- the LOC112702392 gene encoding pleckstrin homology domain-containing protein 1; protein product: MANLWRAAVGLATNPAKADHDAVEFWSNPERTGWLTKQGEYIKTWRRRWFVLKQGKLFWFKDSTVTRASKPRGVIPVASYLTVKGAEDAINKPCAFELSSRYETMYFIADSEKEKEDWINSIGRSIVQHSRSVTDNEIVDYDKR
- the LOC112702391 gene encoding probable LRR receptor-like serine/threonine-protein kinase At3g47570, which gives rise to MGLNQISGRIPETIGNLFGLASLLMDENALEGPIPNSIGKLKNLVIIFLSMNNLSGNIPTVIGNLTILSVVHMDFNAFKGSIPFTFRYCKKMHTFSVSVNNLSGNIPTQIFAYQKDLVNLDLSTNSFTGSIPEFGNLMHLSKLYMYANKFSGVIPVELGACSTLTELRLDRNFFHGNLPPFLGSLRSLERLDLSNNNFSSTIPHELENLTFLSNLNLSYNHLYGQVPLEGVFGNITVISLIGNNDLCGGIPQLNLPPCPEFSSNKHKSSHKKIIILISVIGGILISFMIFISIYCLRKKSEKLSFSPSLEHRYLKVSYGELHQATNGFSSSNLVGTGSSSSVYRGTLVHFERPVAVKVLNLQTCGASKSFIAECKVLGKIKHRNLLSLLTSCSSVDYKGNDFKAIVFEFMFNGSLETLLHNIVEDSESTNLSLNLMQRVNIALDVAFALDYLHNDSGEAIIHCDIKPSNVLLDDDIVAHLGDFGLARLVQGDRSSFTSNHGSSSIIKGTIGYVPPEYGAGGPVSPQGDIYSYGILLLEILTGKKPTDDMFGEDLSLHKFCKKAIPEGITEIVDSRLLTLFGKGERKIMQKQSTKECLVSFARIGVACSQEFPTRRMNIKDIIVELHAIKHKLLP